A region from the uncultured Holophaga sp. genome encodes:
- a CDS encoding C1 family peptidase, with amino-acid sequence MRLTRTTLTCLLALGLLPLGAATPEKDHAVYFDSPLLPREQAEIAARDQFLAAAKGEVYKQAEPPVGQRLGMDLSGVDHPTALADFKVLWHTPPKRQWWTNTCWCFSTTSFLESEVHRLHGTNLKFSEMYTVYWEYVEKVKEFVRTKGSSLVAEGSESNAVLARWRQYGIVPEADYTGLKPGETVFNHTLLIEEISSYLDYVKKHQIWDEAQVVGSVRLILDKHMGRPPVTLKVDGRDLTPKQYLDQVVRLDLNAYVEPMSTLAQPFWRDGEYKFPDNWWHSTDYLNVPLDDWYAALKGAVQKGYTVAIGGDVSEPGYDADHDVAIIPSYDIPQDAIDQSSREMRIDNHTTDDDHGLHIVGFTHRQGRDWFLVKDSSRSGQRGVPGYYFYRDDYVRLKMLTFMVHKDAVKELLAKVAEKAR; translated from the coding sequence ATGCGCCTGACCCGGACCACCCTCACCTGCCTGCTCGCGCTGGGGCTCCTTCCCCTGGGGGCCGCGACTCCGGAGAAGGACCACGCGGTGTACTTCGACAGCCCCCTGCTGCCGCGGGAGCAGGCCGAGATCGCCGCCCGGGACCAGTTCCTCGCCGCCGCCAAGGGCGAGGTCTACAAGCAGGCGGAACCTCCGGTGGGTCAACGCCTGGGCATGGATCTCTCCGGTGTCGACCACCCCACCGCCCTGGCCGACTTCAAAGTGCTCTGGCACACCCCCCCCAAGCGCCAGTGGTGGACCAACACCTGCTGGTGCTTCTCCACCACCTCCTTCCTGGAGTCGGAAGTCCACCGCCTCCATGGCACGAACCTCAAGTTCTCCGAGATGTACACGGTCTACTGGGAATACGTCGAGAAGGTGAAGGAGTTCGTCCGCACCAAGGGCAGCAGCCTGGTGGCAGAGGGCTCCGAGTCCAACGCAGTGCTGGCCCGCTGGAGGCAGTACGGCATCGTGCCCGAGGCCGATTACACCGGCCTCAAGCCCGGCGAAACCGTCTTCAACCACACGCTCCTCATCGAGGAGATCAGCTCCTACCTCGACTATGTGAAGAAGCACCAGATCTGGGACGAGGCCCAGGTGGTGGGCTCCGTGCGACTCATCCTGGACAAGCACATGGGCAGGCCGCCGGTGACCCTCAAGGTCGATGGCCGGGACCTCACCCCCAAACAGTACCTCGATCAGGTGGTGAGGCTGGACCTCAATGCCTACGTCGAGCCCATGTCCACCCTGGCCCAGCCTTTCTGGCGGGACGGGGAGTACAAGTTCCCGGACAACTGGTGGCACAGCACGGATTACCTCAATGTGCCTTTGGATGATTGGTACGCCGCCCTGAAGGGGGCCGTCCAGAAGGGCTACACCGTGGCCATCGGCGGTGATGTCAGCGAACCGGGCTACGACGCAGACCACGATGTGGCCATCATCCCCTCCTATGACATCCCCCAGGACGCCATCGACCAGTCCAGCCGGGAGATGCGGATCGACAACCACACCACGGACGATGACCACGGCCTCCACATCGTGGGCTTCACCCACCGCCAAGGTCGGGACTGGTTCCTGGTCAAGGACAGCTCCCGGTCTGGACAGCGGGGCGTTCCCGGCTACTACTTCTACCGGGATGACTACGTGCGCCTGAAGATGCTGACCTTCATGGTCCACAAGGACGCGGTAAAGGAGCTCCTCGCCAAGGTCGCCGAGAAGGCCAGGTAG
- a CDS encoding ketoacyl-ACP synthase III, with amino-acid sequence MLRRRTIIRGTGSCLPERRIPNSAFAEHTFYQDYDQPFPEGKTADIVAKFQEITEIAERRYVGEGTLASDLGFEAGRAAIENAGIDPETLDYVIVAHNFGDVHPDTLQTDQVPALAARVKAKLGIANPECVAYDLPFGCPGWVQAVIQAHYYLQSGDAKRALVIGAETLSRVSDPFDRDSMIYADGAGAVILEAQEHEAEVGILSHVTHTDALEYSQLLWLGTSFNTGNGDRQLYTKMKGRKLYEYAVSHVPQVVKKSLDKAGLSLSDVTKVLIHQANGKMDEAILKRTCRLYGVSEPPAGIMPMTVSWLGNSSVATVPTLLDLIRRGQMEGHALESGDLAVLASVGAGMNINSIVYRMP; translated from the coding sequence ATGCTCCGCAGAAGGACAATCATCAGGGGAACCGGAAGCTGCCTGCCCGAGCGGCGCATTCCGAACAGTGCATTCGCAGAGCACACCTTCTACCAGGACTACGACCAGCCCTTCCCCGAGGGCAAGACCGCCGATATCGTCGCCAAGTTCCAGGAGATCACTGAGATCGCCGAACGTCGCTATGTGGGCGAGGGCACCCTGGCCTCCGATCTCGGATTCGAGGCGGGCAGGGCGGCCATCGAGAATGCCGGAATCGACCCGGAGACCCTGGACTACGTGATCGTGGCCCACAACTTCGGCGACGTGCACCCGGACACCCTGCAGACCGATCAGGTGCCCGCCCTGGCGGCCAGGGTCAAGGCCAAGCTGGGCATCGCCAATCCCGAGTGTGTGGCCTACGATCTTCCCTTTGGCTGCCCCGGCTGGGTCCAGGCGGTCATCCAGGCCCACTACTACCTGCAGTCCGGGGACGCCAAACGGGCCCTGGTGATCGGGGCCGAGACCCTCAGCCGGGTCTCCGATCCCTTCGACCGCGACAGCATGATCTACGCAGATGGCGCCGGGGCTGTGATCCTGGAGGCCCAGGAGCATGAGGCCGAGGTGGGCATCCTCTCCCATGTCACCCACACCGATGCCCTGGAGTATTCCCAGCTCCTCTGGCTGGGGACCAGCTTCAACACCGGGAACGGGGATCGCCAGCTCTATACCAAGATGAAGGGCCGCAAGCTCTACGAATATGCCGTCAGTCATGTGCCCCAGGTGGTGAAGAAGAGCCTGGACAAGGCGGGGCTCAGCCTCTCCGATGTGACCAAGGTGCTCATCCACCAGGCCAACGGCAAAATGGACGAGGCCATCCTGAAGCGCACCTGCCGCCTCTACGGCGTCAGCGAGCCCCCCGCGGGCATCATGCCCATGACCGTCTCCTGGCTGGGCAACAGCTCCGTGGCCACCGTCCCGACCCTGCTGGATCTGATCCGCAGAGGGCAGATGGAGGGCCATGCCCTGGAGAGCGGCGACCTGGCTGTCCTGGCTTCGGTGGGTGCAGGGATGAACATCAACTCCATCGTCTACCGGATGCCCTGA
- a CDS encoding pyridoxal phosphate-dependent aminotransferase: MPNLSAPEAHCSLESTLMRHPSRRLPESFSPNALTRLLAEFKEAHHPILDLTVSNPTNIGLSYPTEALAEILAASVQQGYRPDSQGSLMTREAVAAWHGRGVEPSEVLLTASTSEGYTWLFKLLCDSGDEVLVPSPSYPLFEWLARLEGITATAVPSYWHERWNLDLEALEEACSPRTRALILVNPNNPTGHFLSREEWDRVLAFCTQWHLALIVDEVFADYALEAPEEHLSTALEAQAPPCPVFVLSGLSKVAALPQVKLGWIIARGEAARALLEPLSFIADQFLSVSAAAQALAPVALAGARDIQAQLIARLRTNLGELDGILRSAPALSRLPVEGGWSVILRRPALDSAESFVLELLRDRGVLIHPGHFFDLPGEGFLVASLLPEPERFRQGMSRLAEPFRGA, from the coding sequence ATGCCCAACCTCTCCGCTCCTGAGGCACACTGTTCCCTCGAGAGCACACTCATGCGCCACCCCAGCCGACGCCTCCCCGAGTCCTTCAGCCCCAATGCCCTCACCCGGCTCCTGGCCGAGTTCAAGGAGGCCCACCATCCAATTTTGGATCTCACCGTCTCAAATCCGACGAATATCGGCCTGAGCTATCCCACCGAGGCCCTGGCAGAGATCCTGGCCGCTTCGGTGCAGCAGGGCTACCGGCCGGACAGCCAGGGCTCCCTCATGACCCGGGAGGCCGTGGCCGCCTGGCATGGTCGGGGTGTGGAGCCCTCAGAGGTCCTCCTCACAGCCTCCACATCGGAGGGCTATACTTGGCTCTTCAAGCTGCTCTGCGACTCGGGTGACGAGGTCCTGGTCCCCTCCCCCAGCTACCCCCTCTTCGAGTGGCTGGCCCGCCTGGAGGGCATCACCGCCACGGCCGTCCCCTCCTACTGGCACGAGCGGTGGAATCTGGACCTGGAGGCCCTTGAGGAGGCCTGCAGCCCCCGTACCCGGGCCCTGATCCTGGTCAACCCCAACAACCCCACCGGGCACTTCCTCTCCCGGGAGGAGTGGGACCGGGTCCTGGCCTTCTGCACCCAGTGGCACCTGGCCCTCATCGTGGATGAGGTCTTCGCGGACTATGCCCTGGAAGCCCCGGAAGAGCACCTGTCCACCGCCCTGGAGGCCCAGGCCCCACCCTGTCCCGTCTTCGTACTCTCGGGACTCAGCAAGGTGGCCGCCCTCCCCCAGGTGAAGCTGGGCTGGATCATCGCCCGGGGGGAGGCCGCGCGGGCCCTCCTGGAGCCCCTCAGCTTCATTGCCGACCAGTTCCTCTCGGTGTCGGCCGCCGCCCAGGCCCTGGCCCCCGTGGCCCTGGCCGGGGCCCGGGACATCCAGGCGCAGCTCATCGCACGCCTGAGGACGAACCTGGGAGAGCTGGATGGGATCCTCAGATCCGCCCCCGCCCTCTCCAGGCTGCCCGTGGAGGGCGGCTGGTCCGTGATCCTCCGGCGTCCGGCGCTGGACAGTGCAGAGTCCTTCGTCCTGGAGCTCCTCAGGGATCGGGGCGTGCTGATCCACCCGGGGCACTTCTTCGATCTCCCCGGGGAGGGATTCCTGGTGGCCAGTCTCCTGCCGGAGCCGGAACGCTTCCGGCAAGGGATGAGCCGGCTCGCTGAACCCTTCCGGGGAGCCTGA
- the sbcB gene encoding exodeoxyribonuclease I, producing MTSTFYWHDYETFGVDPRVDRPAQFAGLRTDLDLNPVGEPLELFCRLAPDYLPNPEACLLTGIWPAQVQAEGVCEADFIGQVHAELSRPGTCTVGYNSLRFDDELTRATLFRNLLDPYAREYAHGNSRWDLIDVLRTARALRPDGLEWPVDAEGQPSFRLERLTEANDIPHAGAHTALADVRATVALARKLKSAQPRLWDYALHCRSKQWVIQQLDPGHPQAILHVSSQFKATLGCLSLVWPLGTHPTRANEVLAWDLRQSPEPFLELHQDQLRERLFTSGPELAARGWERLPVKAIHANRCPMVMRDLRLLTPALAERYELRIDEALKRGENLQQQPAFLERVRAAYFSGGPGTCGDPDFSLYGGPFLSDQDRRLLGRMHRTAPGELGALQLPFQDPRLPELFFRYRARNWPQSLCPAERERWEAHCRSRRECPPHPKLLSRQQFQILLEELKAAHPEAGEKLQALEVWVDSASHAQPLRS from the coding sequence ATGACCTCCACCTTCTACTGGCACGACTATGAAACCTTCGGAGTGGACCCCAGGGTTGACCGCCCGGCCCAGTTCGCCGGACTCCGCACAGACCTGGACCTGAATCCCGTAGGGGAGCCCCTGGAGCTCTTCTGCCGGCTGGCCCCTGACTATCTGCCCAACCCGGAGGCCTGCCTGCTCACAGGCATCTGGCCCGCCCAGGTCCAGGCCGAGGGCGTCTGCGAAGCGGACTTCATCGGGCAGGTCCACGCGGAGCTCAGCCGGCCCGGGACCTGCACCGTTGGCTACAACAGCCTGCGCTTCGATGACGAGCTGACCCGGGCCACCCTCTTCCGCAATCTGCTCGATCCCTATGCCCGGGAATACGCCCACGGGAACAGCCGCTGGGACCTCATCGATGTGCTGCGGACCGCCCGGGCCCTGAGGCCCGATGGCCTGGAGTGGCCGGTAGACGCCGAGGGGCAGCCCAGCTTCCGTCTGGAGCGCCTGACCGAAGCCAATGACATCCCCCATGCCGGGGCCCACACGGCCTTGGCGGATGTGCGGGCTACAGTGGCCCTGGCCCGTAAGCTCAAGAGCGCCCAGCCCCGCCTCTGGGACTACGCTCTCCACTGCCGCAGCAAGCAGTGGGTAATCCAGCAGCTCGACCCCGGGCACCCCCAGGCCATCCTGCATGTCTCCAGCCAGTTCAAGGCAACCCTCGGCTGCCTGTCCCTGGTCTGGCCCCTGGGCACCCACCCCACCCGCGCCAATGAGGTCCTGGCCTGGGACCTGCGTCAGAGCCCAGAGCCCTTCCTGGAGCTTCACCAGGACCAGCTCCGGGAGCGCCTCTTCACCTCCGGTCCGGAGCTGGCGGCCCGGGGCTGGGAACGCCTGCCTGTGAAGGCCATCCACGCGAACCGATGCCCCATGGTCATGCGGGACCTGCGCCTGCTGACACCGGCCCTCGCCGAGCGCTATGAGCTGAGGATCGATGAGGCCCTCAAGCGGGGGGAGAACCTGCAGCAGCAGCCGGCATTCCTGGAGCGGGTCCGCGCCGCCTACTTCTCCGGGGGCCCCGGCACCTGCGGCGATCCCGACTTCTCCCTGTATGGCGGCCCCTTCCTCTCCGACCAGGACCGGCGCCTCCTTGGCCGGATGCACCGGACGGCCCCCGGGGAGCTCGGCGCCCTGCAGCTCCCCTTCCAGGACCCGCGCCTTCCGGAGCTCTTCTTCCGCTACCGGGCCCGCAACTGGCCCCAGAGCCTCTGCCCGGCGGAACGGGAGCGCTGGGAGGCCCACTGCCGGAGCCGCCGGGAGTGTCCGCCCCACCCCAAGCTTCTGTCCAGGCAACAGTTCCAGATCCTGCTGGAGGAGTTGAAAGCCGCCCACCCGGAGGCCGGGGAGAAGCTGCAGGCCCTGGAAGTCTGGGTGGACTCGGCTTCGCATGCCCAACCTCTCCGCTCCTGA
- a CDS encoding ATP-binding protein yields the protein MENRAVNALLEPQQLMEAFAAFTAASEQLQGQYEALQGRLARLQDELQTVIEAVPFALWVVGQEGELRFSNRPEGMEGEFLDGPEPWAPGAPAGLRQLRDSEGRERFFEQEVRPTSEGRLIILRDVTEAHLRAQQATREERLQAMGLMAAELAHEIRNPLGSLALFAGMLVEDLHAQTDQLELAQRIQEGVHRLNTLVTNTLTFSRDLSPVPAAIPLADFWEEAHLGIHRGEGIRWENRIPKGASWLGDPALLRQVAVNLLQNAVRALEGRADPRLRLSASRESVEGSLHWHVTLQDNGCGIPTEAMGRIFDPFFSTFGGGTGLGMAVSHRILVAHGGLLFLESEEGRGTKVHLRLPASES from the coding sequence GTGGAGAATCGAGCTGTGAACGCCCTCCTGGAACCTCAGCAGCTCATGGAAGCCTTTGCCGCCTTCACCGCGGCCTCGGAGCAGCTCCAGGGGCAGTACGAAGCCCTCCAGGGGCGGCTGGCCAGGCTCCAGGACGAGCTCCAGACGGTGATCGAGGCTGTGCCCTTCGCCCTCTGGGTGGTGGGGCAGGAGGGGGAACTCCGCTTCTCCAACCGTCCTGAAGGCATGGAGGGCGAGTTCCTGGACGGGCCCGAACCCTGGGCGCCCGGGGCCCCCGCGGGCCTGCGGCAACTGCGGGATTCCGAGGGGCGCGAGCGCTTCTTCGAGCAGGAGGTCCGCCCCACCTCAGAGGGGCGGCTCATCATCCTGCGGGATGTGACGGAGGCCCACCTGCGCGCCCAGCAGGCCACGCGGGAGGAGCGGCTCCAGGCCATGGGGCTCATGGCTGCTGAACTGGCCCACGAGATCCGGAATCCCCTGGGCAGCCTGGCCCTCTTCGCCGGGATGCTGGTGGAGGACCTCCATGCCCAGACGGATCAGCTGGAGCTGGCCCAGCGGATCCAGGAGGGGGTCCATCGCCTCAACACCCTGGTTACCAATACCCTCACCTTCAGCCGCGACCTGAGTCCGGTGCCGGCGGCAATCCCCCTGGCGGACTTCTGGGAGGAGGCCCACTTGGGCATCCACCGGGGCGAGGGGATCCGCTGGGAGAACCGTATTCCCAAGGGGGCTTCCTGGCTCGGCGACCCGGCCCTTCTGCGGCAGGTGGCCGTGAATCTGCTCCAGAATGCCGTTCGGGCCCTCGAAGGCCGGGCGGATCCCCGCCTCCGGCTCTCCGCCTCCCGGGAGAGCGTGGAGGGTTCGCTCCACTGGCATGTCACGCTCCAGGACAATGGCTGTGGCATCCCCACTGAGGCCATGGGCCGGATCTTCGATCCCTTCTTCTCCACCTTCGGGGGCGGGACCGGGCTCGGGATGGCCGTGAGCCATCGTATCCTGGTGGCCCACGGGGGGCTCCTCTTCCTGGAGAGCGAAGAGGGCAGGGGTACCAAGGTCCATCTCCGTCTGCCTGCTTCGGAGAGCTGA
- the tpiA gene encoding triose-phosphate isomerase, with product MKIVVANWKMNLLRQEAAAFCEGFLAAYKPRKGVEVGIAPSFPLIRAVKNRVAPAKMKVFAQNGHAEAKGAYTGEVSMPQIQDSGCDGVILGHSERRLYNGETEATLVPKIRAARANGLLPLLCAGESLAEREAGQTLEVLRRQLAILAEVGPGPLWLAYEPVWAIGTGRVATPDQVREVHAFIRQELGTLLGEAGQAVPILYGGSVSPDNFEELLAIPEVAGGLVGGASLVPEKFAKLVHQAQAAN from the coding sequence ATGAAGATCGTCGTCGCCAACTGGAAGATGAACCTGCTCCGCCAGGAGGCCGCCGCCTTCTGCGAGGGCTTTCTGGCCGCCTACAAGCCCAGGAAGGGCGTTGAGGTGGGCATCGCCCCCTCCTTCCCCCTTATCCGGGCGGTCAAGAACCGCGTCGCCCCTGCCAAGATGAAGGTCTTCGCCCAGAACGGACATGCCGAGGCCAAGGGGGCCTACACCGGTGAGGTCTCCATGCCCCAGATACAGGACTCAGGCTGTGACGGCGTGATCCTGGGCCACAGCGAGCGCCGCCTCTACAACGGCGAGACGGAGGCCACCCTGGTCCCCAAGATCCGGGCGGCCCGGGCCAATGGCCTCCTGCCCCTTCTCTGCGCGGGTGAAAGCCTGGCGGAGCGGGAGGCCGGCCAGACCCTTGAGGTCCTCCGCCGCCAGCTGGCCATCCTCGCGGAAGTGGGCCCCGGCCCCCTCTGGCTGGCCTACGAGCCTGTCTGGGCCATCGGCACCGGTCGCGTGGCCACTCCCGATCAGGTGCGAGAAGTCCACGCCTTCATCCGGCAGGAGCTGGGCACCCTCCTGGGGGAGGCCGGCCAGGCAGTGCCCATCCTCTATGGCGGCAGTGTGAGCCCCGACAACTTCGAGGAGCTGCTGGCCATCCCCGAGGTGGCCGGGGGTCTGGTGGGCGGCGCCAGCCTGGTGCCCGAGAAGTTCGCCAAGCTCGTCCACCAGGCCCAGGCCGCAAACTAG
- a CDS encoding MFS transporter, with protein sequence MDNPRTQKLWICTLTAFFWLAQYIYLPFLTPHLLSLGLSATRVGIIVGAYGLTQFLLRIPLGMLVDRVGHHPRFILGGALLAALSSLMLLRVASPGMLFLANALSGAGSATWISFLTLYASHHSPGEQTRALGVINAFYNLGILLAFLVGGMVITRQGIHALFLLSAGFGLLACLISLGLRGEGTQPRIRAEETGRGLLTRRLGLCSFLGAAVFLMLFATVFSFTNSTARALGATGGQLGLFAMLYCLGCVLGSFLLGTSWAQRTGEGCWLAQGCIVVGAYCALVPWMTHPAWLMPLQLACGLASGGVTSALMGFAVKGVSPDRRTTAMGVYQSINCLGTTLGPVLMGLLLDHIQTRPAFMAVGGLGLVCACLAFGMPGGRVRVGDPA encoded by the coding sequence TCTGCACCTTGACGGCCTTCTTCTGGCTGGCCCAGTACATCTACCTGCCCTTCCTTACACCGCACCTCCTGTCTTTGGGACTCTCCGCCACCCGGGTGGGGATCATTGTGGGGGCCTATGGACTCACCCAGTTCCTGCTGCGCATCCCCCTGGGGATGCTGGTGGACCGGGTGGGTCACCACCCCCGCTTCATCCTGGGCGGAGCCCTGCTGGCGGCCCTCTCTTCCCTGATGCTCCTGCGCGTTGCCTCCCCGGGGATGCTCTTCCTGGCCAATGCCCTTTCCGGGGCCGGCTCCGCCACCTGGATTTCCTTCCTGACCCTCTATGCCAGCCATCACAGCCCCGGAGAACAGACCCGGGCCCTGGGGGTCATCAACGCCTTCTACAACCTTGGGATCCTCCTGGCTTTTCTGGTGGGTGGAATGGTCATCACGCGGCAGGGGATCCATGCCCTCTTCCTGCTGAGTGCGGGCTTCGGCCTCCTGGCCTGTCTGATCTCGCTGGGACTGCGCGGGGAGGGCACCCAGCCCCGGATCAGGGCCGAGGAGACCGGGCGGGGGCTCCTCACGCGCCGCCTTGGGCTCTGCTCCTTCCTGGGGGCCGCGGTCTTCCTGATGCTCTTCGCCACCGTGTTCTCCTTCACCAACAGTACCGCCCGGGCCCTGGGGGCCACGGGCGGGCAACTGGGACTCTTCGCCATGCTCTATTGCCTGGGCTGTGTGTTGGGCTCCTTCCTCCTGGGGACCTCCTGGGCCCAGCGCACGGGGGAGGGGTGCTGGTTGGCCCAGGGCTGCATCGTGGTGGGGGCTTACTGCGCGCTGGTGCCCTGGATGACTCATCCGGCCTGGCTCATGCCCCTCCAGCTGGCCTGTGGGCTGGCCAGCGGGGGGGTGACCTCGGCCCTCATGGGCTTTGCGGTCAAGGGGGTGTCGCCAGACCGGCGCACCACCGCCATGGGGGTCTACCAGTCCATCAACTGCCTGGGGACCACCCTGGGGCCTGTCCTCATGGGGCTACTGCTGGACCACATCCAAACCCGCCCGGCCTTCATGGCCGTGGGCGGGCTGGGGTTGGTATGCGCATGCCTCGCCTTCGGGATGCCAGGGGGACGGGTGCGTGTCGGGGATCCTGCTTGA
- a CDS encoding HEAT repeat domain-containing protein: MSSQTHLLQFIDAFQRALAALAGAESGQTWALQALQSLLDRLLEEDAPLVISQGGGRLSHRGVPIEDGVESAGALAALLAERDLEALVFRAGAGPDDLQMLFFALLMPPDRVREMGGAAAILGEAAPVQAIPRRDEPPTRTEVPQGPPTAEGLAGDLGMLFMSVVQMTAAPPRSGVSSPWSQDQREALSRAGLLQPDFSGLAGTGESLGLGEVDTPTLRKALRMALSQLDAGLQGSLVLGLPSLPSREQALLSALDYLAPELLAQAVSQVARRDSGSRFELGLLVSAMLVGIHDRGLALEAIRGRLQLDGWSLQELDELQEAILWECQGTDTKVRLTLMERGIFDLDVRQARTFARDLVRGRRQDQLRNLVVQLESGFVSPEVLRRRFSAQMAADLADCLEGPGLADDLGRRLQKLLHEHVSGENDEEVVLWSTQGLESLLVHWMQEGDFEGIYQEMMALSEIILLQRSGPEWKLQAVRNLLARLGSPVNMALLSPMLHQKGDPRTHIQLHALLSLMGRPAASYLMACLEIEEDRERRAQMLDALKAIGRNAIPALLEALDSPAWFQARNAALLLGEIGDATVSPELARLLHHGDARVRRAAMNALAALGSADGAAAALAPFLAAWEGGERDELLEVLSRLRSVQAVPALAELLRHGRSQSGETASLRVRLVEVLGAIGLPEVVEPLKDLFRKKGFLGGREPESLRLCAARVLVSLRFREAREAVATVLELEPSEEIRGMLRQYLVS, encoded by the coding sequence ATGTCATCCCAAACCCATCTCCTGCAGTTCATCGACGCCTTCCAGCGGGCCCTGGCGGCTCTCGCAGGGGCGGAGTCCGGACAAACCTGGGCTTTGCAGGCGCTCCAGTCCCTCCTTGACCGGCTCCTGGAGGAGGATGCCCCCCTGGTCATCTCGCAAGGGGGGGGCAGGCTGAGCCACCGGGGGGTCCCCATCGAGGACGGAGTCGAGTCCGCCGGTGCGCTGGCCGCCCTGCTGGCCGAGCGGGATCTGGAGGCCCTCGTCTTCCGTGCGGGAGCGGGGCCGGACGACCTCCAGATGCTCTTCTTCGCACTCCTGATGCCCCCGGATCGGGTCCGGGAGATGGGGGGGGCAGCGGCCATCCTGGGGGAGGCGGCTCCCGTCCAGGCCATTCCCAGGAGAGACGAGCCCCCGACCCGGACCGAAGTGCCGCAGGGTCCACCGACGGCCGAGGGGTTGGCGGGAGATCTGGGGATGCTCTTCATGTCGGTGGTGCAGATGACCGCCGCCCCTCCCCGCTCCGGGGTCAGCTCCCCCTGGTCTCAGGACCAGAGGGAGGCCCTCTCCCGGGCGGGTCTCCTGCAGCCGGACTTCTCTGGCCTTGCGGGGACCGGGGAGAGCCTGGGGCTGGGGGAGGTGGACACACCGACCCTCCGCAAGGCTCTCCGCATGGCCCTGTCGCAGTTGGATGCCGGCCTGCAGGGAAGCCTGGTGCTCGGTCTCCCCTCCCTGCCCAGCCGGGAGCAGGCCCTTCTCAGTGCCCTGGACTACCTCGCGCCGGAGCTGCTGGCCCAGGCGGTCAGTCAGGTGGCCCGCCGCGACTCGGGGTCCCGCTTCGAACTGGGCCTCCTGGTCTCGGCCATGCTGGTGGGGATCCATGATCGGGGTCTTGCCCTGGAGGCCATCCGGGGCCGACTCCAGCTTGACGGCTGGAGCCTGCAGGAGCTGGACGAGCTGCAGGAGGCCATCCTCTGGGAGTGCCAGGGGACGGACACCAAGGTCCGCCTCACCCTCATGGAACGCGGTATCTTCGATCTCGATGTCCGGCAGGCCAGGACCTTCGCGAGGGACTTGGTCCGGGGACGCAGGCAGGATCAGCTCCGGAACCTGGTGGTGCAGCTGGAGTCCGGTTTTGTCAGCCCGGAGGTGCTCCGGAGGCGTTTCTCGGCCCAGATGGCTGCCGATCTGGCCGACTGCCTGGAGGGGCCCGGCCTCGCCGATGACCTGGGGCGCAGGCTCCAGAAGCTCCTCCATGAGCATGTCTCAGGGGAGAACGATGAGGAGGTGGTGCTCTGGAGTACCCAGGGACTCGAGTCCCTGCTTGTCCACTGGATGCAGGAAGGGGATTTCGAGGGCATCTACCAGGAGATGATGGCCCTCAGCGAGATCATCCTCCTCCAGAGGAGTGGGCCCGAGTGGAAGCTCCAGGCTGTCCGCAATCTGTTGGCCCGTCTGGGGAGCCCCGTGAATATGGCCCTCCTCTCCCCCATGCTGCACCAGAAGGGGGATCCGAGGACCCACATCCAGCTCCATGCCCTGCTCTCCCTCATGGGCCGGCCTGCCGCTTCCTATCTCATGGCCTGCTTGGAGATCGAAGAAGATCGTGAGCGACGGGCCCAGATGCTGGATGCCCTTAAGGCCATCGGGAGGAATGCGATCCCGGCTCTCCTGGAGGCCCTGGATTCCCCGGCCTGGTTCCAGGCCCGCAATGCTGCCCTGTTGCTGGGCGAGATCGGGGATGCCACCGTCTCTCCGGAGCTGGCCAGGCTCCTCCATCACGGGGATGCCCGGGTCCGACGCGCTGCCATGAACGCCCTGGCCGCCCTCGGGTCTGCAGACGGGGCCGCGGCGGCCCTGGCGCCCTTCCTGGCTGCCTGGGAGGGCGGGGAGCGGGACGAGCTGCTGGAGGTCCTGTCCCGCCTCCGCTCGGTCCAAGCCGTACCGGCCCTCGCTGAGTTGCTCCGGCATGGCCGCTCCCAGTCCGGTGAGACCGCTTCCCTTCGGGTCCGGCTGGTGGAGGTCCTGGGAGCCATTGGCCTGCCGGAGGTGGTCGAGCCCCTCAAGGACCTCTTCCGGAAGAAGGGCTTCCTGGGGGGTCGGGAGCCCGAGTCCCTGAGACTCTGCGCGGCCCGGGTGCTGGTCTCCCTCCGTTTCCGGGAGGCGAGGGAGGCCGTGGCCACGGTCCTGGAGCTGGAGCCCAGCGAGGAGATCCGGGGGATGCTCCGTCAGTATCTGGTGAGCTGA